One region of Eurosta solidaginis isolate ZX-2024a chromosome X, ASM4086904v1, whole genome shotgun sequence genomic DNA includes:
- the LOC137234332 gene encoding uncharacterized protein — translation MPRLSEKLKLKRLYKDILVNDLLMLKISDENDENKKRKEDEIWEDFTFAIVAFTEIRYGCDFVHHSVPKSHQFLQDVWPDLDERRFRTIARVSRSTFQVLYDLIKDDEIFNGPRSCKQFSLETQLLVVLYRLGSSGEGATISKIASLFGVSDGGAIQVMTNRIFQAILKVRQQFVYWPDSAERQSLVAETFDELPHCIGYVDGTEIKLAEKPLDDPEAYFSRKHVKAQAVCDYKLRIRHLVLGFPGSVHDARIYNNCSLVTQASSLFTGAQWLAGDSAYKLTSTVITPYRSTSTEMTSHERNAFNRQFSQYRIRIEHCYGILKERFNSLKELRVTIRNDESVKFACRWILVCAILHNIVIQQKDDNIDITDITEGDIGGEDEEGPETPNWSSSEGEAKRRAILTFMHASH, via the exons atgccaagattaagtgaaaaattaaaactaaaacgtctctacaaagatattcttgtaaatgacttgctgatgttgaagatttctgatgaaaatgacg agaataaaaaaaggaaagaggACGAAATTTGGGAGGATTTCACGTTTGCTATAGTAGCGTTCACTGAGATAAGGTATGGGTGTGACTTTGTTCACCATTCCGTCCCTAAATCTCACCAGTTTTTGCAAGACGTATGGCCTGACTTAGATGAAAGAAGGTTTCGAACAATTGCTCGAGTTAGCCGCTCAACGTTCCAAGTGTTGTATGACTTGATCAAGGACGACGAAATATTCAACGGTCCGCGCTCTTGCAAGCAGTTCTCGCTAGAAACGCAACTTTTAGTTGTTTTATATCGCCTGGGCTCAAGTGGAGAGGGTGCCACGATAAGCAAAATTGCGAGTTTGTTTGGTGTTAGCGATGGCGGAGCAATACAGGt CATGACGAACAGAATATTTCAAGCCATTTTGAAGGTGAGACAGCAGTTTGTGTACTGGCCAGACAGTGCTGAGCGTCAAAGTTTAGTAGCTGAAACTTTTGACGAGTTGCCCCACTGTATTGGCTATGTTGATGGCACTGAAATAAAGTTAGCCGAGAAACCGCTTGACGATCCAGAAGCTTACTTTTCTAGGAAGCATGTGAAAGCGCAGGCTGTGTGCGACTATAAGCTACGAATCCGTCATTTGGTGCTCGGCTTCCCTGGAAGCGTCCACGATGCCAGAATATACAATAATTGTAGTTTAGTGACCCAAGCTTCAAGCTTGTTTACAGGTGCACAATGGCTGGCAGGCGACAGTGCTTATAAATTAACAAGTACTGTTATAACCCCCTACAGATCCACCTCTACAGAAATGACTTCGCATGAGCGAAATGCATTTAACCGCCAATTTAGCCAATATCGAATAAGAATTGAGCATTGTTATGGTATATTGAAGGAGCGCTTTAACAGTTTAAAAGAGCTCAGAGTTACGATACGAAATGATGAGTCGGTTAAATTTGCTTGTAGGTGGATACTAGTATGTGCAATTCTACACAACATTGTCATACAGCAAAAAGACGATAACATTGACATAACCGACATAACTGAGGGTGATATTGGTGGCGAGGATGAAGAGGGGCCTGAAACACCAAATTGGTCTAGCAGCGAGGGTGAAGCAAAACGGCGTGCTATTCTAACTTTTATGCACGCATCACATTAA